TTTCTGTTTGTCTTGAACAGGAATGGTCATTCAAAGGAGGAGAGTTCATGTTGTTAACAAAAAAGTTTCTCATGATGTTTGCGTTGATTTTGGCAGGGCTCTTTCTGGCAAGCTGCAGTGATGATAGCAATAATGCAACCAATCCCAAGGTGGTGTCCCTGTCGCCGGCGAATACTGCCAGCGGTGTGAATCCGAACCCCATTCTGACCATTGAGTTCGATCGGACAGTGTCCGTTGAACAAGGCAACATTACCATAAAGAACATAGGGGACGATTCAACGGTAGAAGTCATTGA
Above is a window of Deltaproteobacteria bacterium DNA encoding:
- a CDS encoding Ig-like domain-containing protein; this encodes MLLTKKFLMMFALILAGLFLASCSDDSNNATNPKVVSLSPANTASGVNPNPILTIEFDRTVSVEQGNITIKNIGDDSTVEVI